GCTGGCTATATGGCAAAAATTTACCCAAACCCTTATGGGACGAAGGTATGGCATGTGCAGCTTATGTTATCAATCGGGTTCCTCTTAGCCCAATTAAGATGAAGTCTCCATATGAGATGATGTATAAGGAAAAGCCTAATGTGAAAGACTTTAAGGTCTTTGGTTCGATTTGTTATATTCACATTCCAGATTCACAAAGGTATAAATTGGATGCCAAGGCGAAAAAATGTATCTTCATTGGTTatgatgaaagaagaaaagggtggAAATGCATGGATCCAGAAACTCACAAATTTAAAGTTTCTCGTGATGTAACTTTGATGAAATCTCTTCTTATTATAGCCCAGGTGGTGCTACCCTTGGTAATTGTGGTGCTTCAGTAACAATGGAGAGCAAACAAGAAATGGCAATTAGCTTGCCAATCACATCCTCAGTCCTATAGTGTCTAGTCAATCATCATCACCGGTGATGACTagtagttcttcttcttcactatagGAGAGCATGAAGATAGGGGAGTGAAAATAATTTTCATGCTgcacaagaagaggaggatgcTACTATGGAGGTAGCAAATGCTCCAAAAGTCACAAGTCGGAAGGCAAGTTGTCAAACCGATCAGATATCGGGATGGCAACTTGGTAAGTACTATTGAGTGTTTATTTTTGGACCTATTTATGAAAATGAACCTTCTTCTTTTGATGAAGAAAAAGGTGTTCAAGAATGGGTGgttgcaatgaatgaagaaatgcaagctctCATGAAAAATGAAACTTGGGACCTAGTGCCAAAGCCCAAGGACGTGAAACCCGTTACttgtaaatgggtgttcaaaataaaaaggaagtcGGATGGAAGTGCTGATTGGTTCAAAGCAAGACTTGTGGCAAGGGGTTTTTCTCAAAGATATGGAGAAGATTATGAGGAAACCTTCAATCCGTAGCAAAGATGACTTCTGTTCGAGTTGTGATCTCCTTGGCGGCATCTCTTGGATGGAAGCTATGGCAATTTGATGTAAAAATGCTTTCTTATATGGTGAAATTGAAAAGGACATTTACATGGACCAGCCACCTGGGTATGTTTCCATTTCTCATCCTAATCATGTCGCAAACTCAAGAAAGCTCTTTATGGGTTAAAGCAGGCTCCAAGGGCTTGGTATGGAAAGATTGTCGAGTACTTACATTTTTGTGGATATTTTGCTTCTAACTCAGATTCTAGTCTTTTTGTTAAGAAGGTGAATCACTACACATGATTGTCTTattgtatgtggatgatatgattATTACTGGCAATGATGAAGGGGAGGTTGCAAAGCTTAGGGCTGAACTCTCTATTCGGTTTGAAATGAAAGATTTGGGTGAACTAAATCATTTCCTTGGCTTGGAAGTAGAAAAGGTGAATGATGGCATTTTTCTATCTCAAAAGGGATATGCCAAAAAGCTTATTGAAAGATTTGGGATTAATTCAAGCAAGCTGTGCTCTACTCCTCTTGATGCCAACATAAAGATTAGGCGTAAGGAA
The sequence above is a segment of the Telopea speciosissima isolate NSW1024214 ecotype Mountain lineage chromosome 7, Tspe_v1, whole genome shotgun sequence genome. Coding sequences within it:
- the LOC122668294 gene encoding uncharacterized mitochondrial protein AtMg00810-like, whose protein sequence is MTSVRVVISLAASLGWKLWQFDVKMLSYMVKLKRTFTWTSHLGESLHMIVLLYVDDMIITGNDEGEVAKLRAELSIRFEMKDLGELNHFLGLEVEKVNDGIFLSQKGYAKKLIERFGINSSKLCSTPLDANIKIRRKEEPRKPHLDAVKQILKYVNTTCDMGILYNKGTVFLYLGLDADFGGDLDDRRSTGMCSFVAQDVFHGAAKARFNFSFYYGSGV